The nucleotide window GTTGTGAAGGCTTACTGGTGTGTCCTATCCTTTCTGTTAGGAAACTGGCTGTCTTCGACACCTGGAGCGCCTTGGCAGTCCACATAGCCATGGACAACACGGTGGTGATGGAGGACATCAGTAAGTGAACGAGAGCTCAAGGGCTGTAGCCAGTGGGACTCAGGGAGCGGCTCCCTGGCCCACAGAGGGGCCTTGAGTGGCATGCAGGTCGGTGCCCTGGACACGGCCAGGGATCCCTCATTCTCATCCAGTGTACAACAGGCTTAGGGGACGGGCCCGGACTCTCTGCAGAGCTGGGCTACATTGTACCCCAACTTGCCATGTCTGCGTTGCCAGAACTTGTTCAGGTGTGCTGGGTCAGTCTTTCCCAGGCACCATGCTCTGCAAGGAAAGGCAAGAACAGCTTTCAGCTGTACTGTCTCCAGCCAAGGTGTAACAGGAAACATAGAGGAGCAtagctctcttcctctttctggaagGATCTGTGGGGAACCTGAAAGATGCAGGCATGCTGATGTTTTAGTCACCGATGCTGTGCCAAGGAGTGAGGGACAGGCTGCTTTCCAGAGCCTGCATTCCTGGGGGATCCAGGGTGAGGTGCAGGTTAGGGCCTGGAGGAGACTCAGCCATGTCCCCAGATGATGGCTCCTGGCTCTCGGCATCTTAGGTCATCTGTAGCCATGCTACCGGAGATCAGTGCAGACCTGGGCTTGTCTGAGGAGGACTGGGTCTGTTCTGAGGAGGGCCTGGGCCTGCAGATGTAACAGTCCCAtggctggggtgtgtgtgtggctgcACGGCCATGGTCAGGGCCCTGGAGTCCTCCCCTCCTGAGTCAGAAGTGACACAGGCTCATCAGGGGGACGACTTAGGAAGAACAGTGTCAATATACAACCAGCAAGGACGCTGGAACAGAAACAGTGCCTGGGGTCCTGTGCACAGGTTAGTGAGGTGACTGGTAGGTGGAGGGGATTCTGAATGGCTGTGCTAATTGCTTTTGGCTTTAGAAGCCCCAGGGCGCCGGGGTGCGGGGATACTTAAGGCCTCAGCCAAGGCAGGCAAGCAGCCACTTTTCTAGTCACAGCTGCCTAGGGTCACAGGTGTGGGAGAGAAGGCTCCAGTTCACCAAAGCAAAAGTTGGAGAACCAGTACTGGCCAAGCCAGGACTGTCCCAGTATCCGGAGCTGCTCCCTGGTGAAAGCACGGGCTTTCCACCTTCCCTGTCTGTTTCAGGGGAAGGGTGCTGGGTGGGGGGAACCTTGCTGGTTGAGATGTGCCCACCCTCCTTGGGGGGGCCAGCCGGGACCCCCAGAGCAGCCTCTGCCAGTGCTTTCCCTGGATGGCTTTCAAGCTTCATGAGCGCAGCAGACCCTAGGAAGGCCTTGAACATGGGGAGGAGTTAGAGAAGAAGACCGCGAGACAGCACTTACAGAGGTACAGCACAGGGAGCATGTAGGGGGCGCAGACCCTAGGCAGAGGAGACTGGTTAGAACTTCCAGGAGGCGAGGACAGCTGACTGCGGAGGGACAGAAGGTCAGCCTCCCTGTGCAGGAGCTGGCGTTTTCACAGCTGAATGCCTCCCAGTTTTCTAAAGGAGGTTCCTCAGATATGTATGTTCCTAGGGACGCTTCCAGAGTGCAGACAGACACGTGGAAGCATCCAGATGAACGTAGTGGTAGGAAACTGCTTCTGAAGAGAGCTGGTCCTGCTGGTCTGGCTGTCTGTCTTCCTGCTGCGGCGGGTGCTGGTGGGGCCAGGGCGGCGTGCTGGGCAGTTGTTATGTGGTATGCGGGTGTTGTCATAGACTGGCTCGGAGAGAGCTCATGCATGGTGGGAATGTGAAGGGAACATGACTGAGGGACCTGTGGGTTCCTGGACGCTTGCCATGTCACGGGCCACAAACAGCCTCGGTGAGTCCCCGAAGTGCAGCCGTGATGGGCCCTGCATCCATCATTTCTTGAGCCGATTGATGTGAGGGTCTTTGCTGGTGAGGAAGGTGTAGTCGGCAGGGAGTCCCTCCACCCCCATTCTTCACTTTCCAGCTGTGCATTCTGAGGAATTCCAGTCCCGCACTCGTGCAGCCATCCACCTCCCTCCTGTGTCCCCAGTGGTTGGTGGTCAGCGCACCTGCCTTCCCGCTACTTGGCCGGCCTGGTCCTCCCTGGTTCACTCCAGCCTGTACTCAAGGGGCTGGGGTTGTATGTGCTTGCCACACCTGTGTAGTCTCCTCTGATCTGGAAAGTTCTTCATCTTGgtttattttcctgctttttcataGCACTGACATTTTCAAGAGGTCAGGCCTATTTAGTACAGTGACCCACACTCAGTGTATTTGGTTCATCAGGATTAGATCAGGGAGACCTCTTGGCCGAGAGCAGTGCCTGGCGGCTGTCCTCAGCACCACGGCAGGAGGCTGGTCAGTGATGTTTCCGTGAGTCACCAGGCTCGAGTCATAGCTCAGGCTgtgtctctgcctccctgtgattAATGGGGACCCGGGGGTGATACCGAAAGTACATTGAGGATTTTTGCCTGGAATGGTGGTTTCTGTAACCATCCCTCCTGCCGGGTTTACTGGCTAGCAAGGTGGCTGGCCCACcttgtcctttctcttccccagCCTGGGGTCAGTGGTTTCTCTGAAGAGCCCTGGTTCCGTTTAGCAGGGGAAGGTATTCAGAAACCATGGCCTGGGTGCGTGCTGGGCTGGGGCCCCTGGAATGTCCCTGTCCCCACCACCAGCCTCCAGGGTAGCACACTGATGGAAGAGTAGCAGTGTGCTTAGAAGATACGAGTTGTCTCCACACTGACAAGGGAGGAGCAGGGTTGTTCCTTGATGGCATCCCAGCCGCGGGGCCAGTGTGCATGCTGCTGGCGTGGCCACGGTGCTGGCCTCATCGCTGCCCAGGACGCGTGGCGGTGTGTGTTTGCTTTCGTTCGAGACTGTTTCACGACGACAATTTTAAATTGAATATGCGTAGAAAacgtttcattctttttttacctCTGTGGGCGTCAGGATTCATCTTAGACTTGTTTTCCGGATTCAGGTTGTGTGAAGCACTTGACTTCGTTACACTTGTTTCCCTTGACTGAGTAATGACGCGCTTGTTCCTTTTGGGTGAGCTTCTGTTGGCTTCTGTTCCGTGCTTGAAAGCACATCTCTGTTTTCCAGGAAGGTTGTGCAGGGGCAGCTTTCCGTGTGCGGGGGCCACTGCACTTCCCGTGGATTCCAGCCAGCACTGTAACGGCTTCCCAGCAGGAGCGGAGGTCACCAATAGGCCGGCACCATGGAGACCCCTGGTGCTTCTCATCCCTCTGCGCCTGGGGCTCACAGACATCAATGAGGCCTACGTGGAGACGCTGAAGGTGGGCCTTCTCGCTGAACAGCAGAGGGACCGAAATACTGCTTGTTAAAACCCTGCTGTTGTCGCCATATGGGCCCGTTCTACCCTCTGACTGCTCCGCCCCCCCCAACCTGTGGACTCCTGGCCTCCACCTGGGTGGTCTTGACCGCCTCTTCCTGCTGGCCCCCATGCTCACCCTGCAGtctctgctcccctgcccccagtccccaGCAGCACCAGTCTCAGTGTGgcgccccccccacacccctctctgACCTGTGCATGAGCCCTTTTCACCCCTGTCCGCACCGCCTCCCACAGCCCCTCACTTGCACCTTCCGCAACCCCACTGCCTGCATGGGGCTTTCCTGGACACAGCTGCACCGTACCTGCTGATGAAGCTCTTGGGGACCATGTCTTCTCACTCTCCATCCCCTGCCACCCCGTCAGGCCCTGGCCGGGGAGGAGGTCGGCTTCGTGTGGCACACGGGCTTGTGGTCACCAGTGTGCTCAGCCGCCCgcctcccctctgccctgcaGCGCTGCTTCATGATGCCGCAGTCCCTGGGAGTGATCGGAGGGAAGCCCAACAGCGCTCACTACTTCATCGGCTACGTGGGTGAGTGCTGGTCCTGCTGACAACTGAAACATCCTGAGGGTGTTGGCTTGACCCTGGGTGTCCGGTGTAGAAGCAGCATGCTCCCGTGAGAGGTCTGCGTCCCTGCCCAGCTGGCCTCCTGACGATGTTCTTCCCTGCAGTGGTCTGGCTCCCACCCCATCTTATGCCTGCTGTCTCCCAGCCTGGCGTGTGAGCAGGTGGATTTCCCACGTGGCCTGTCAGAGTGGGACCCCTATCTGTTCCCTTCCTGTTGACTTGTCCATCGTCTTTCCCAGGTGAGGAGCTCATCTACTTGGACCCGCACACAACGCAGCCTGCAGTGGAGTTGACTGACAGCTGCTTCATCCCGGACGAGAGCTTCCACTGCCGCCACCCACCCAGTAGGATGGGCATCAGCGAGCTCGACCCATCCATTGCTGTGGTGCGTCCCTCGCTGTGTGCTGCCTGCTCCCCTGGCCATGGGAGCTTGTGGGCAGGTGGGAAGGAAGGGTCTCCGATTTTACAATTTTGCTTTCAGCGCATTGGAGGAAGTATCACATTGACATGGTTTCGCATGCATAGGGCATAGAAGGTTTAATTATGTCTGTTAGCTTCTCATGCGCGCCTGGGGCCCTCAGCCTTTGTGGTCCCCCATGGCCTCCTGGCCCTCACAGCCAGTGGCCCCCTCTAATACAGGGGCAGTCTGCTCCACTCCCTGCCCTGCATCACCTTTTTGAGGTTTGGGGTTTGACTTTTCAGTTTTTGACTTAATGTACTGGCACATGATTCCTAAGAATGAGCTTCTTTGCTCTGATTACAAGGTGGAATTTTAGGCTGTGATTTGTGTAAACCTATGTATTCTTAAAATGCATTTGATGGGGACGGGGGTCAGAAATACCTGGAAGGAATGGTGTCCCTCAGGGAGCGATTAACTAAGTCCCCGACAAGGCAGATCCTGGTCTTGAGATGGAGCTCTCTGGACCTGTGGTCTGTGGGTCTCGTGTCGCGTCCTGAGGTGGGTGGCGGGTGGAGCCGTGCCTTGGAGGGTTGAATTCCTGGGGCTGTAAGTGCGGCTCCATAGTGGACTGAGGCTGGTGCTCGCGGAGACAGAGCAGGCCAGAGTGGCAGTGCTGTGGGCATGTGGACACCAGGCAGGAGGGGTGACCCTGTCCTTGCCTGATAGGAGGAGGGCTACATGTGGGCTCCTCAGGAGATCCCAGCTTCTTGTCCCCTAGCAGCATGTCATGCATGTGCTGTCACCCGAGCCAGGGTAGCATGGATGGTCTCCGGAGGGAGAGGGCGCCCGTTTCCAGGATCGCACCTAGAGTTCTGGTGGCGCCTGGAGTGTCTAGTAACGTGTCCCTGGCATTGGTGCTGCGTGCGCAATGATTCTAGCCGTGTGCCATCGCTGCTGACTCTGCATGGGACCCAGGGCTCCCCTTGTCTAGGTGCTGCTGGCGGGAGGCCCACTTTTTGAGTTGTGCTGCGCCCTGTGGATTCTGGTGGCATGTAAATGGCCAGGCCATGAAACTGTACATGGCCTCCGTGGCCTGGTCGGTCACGGTGGAGGGTCGAGCTACAGACCGAGCCCGCAGAGGAGGGCAGAGACCTAGACCTCCTGTGGCCACACTGCACTCAAGTGTGGCCGGCTTGTGTGCCTCGCCGCGTGCTGCTCATGGCTGCTTCTGTTGCAGGGCTTCTTCTGTAAGACTGAGGACGACTTTGATGACTGGTGCCAACGAGTCAGACAGGTGGGTGGCAGGTCCCCGTgtgtgggtggtgggggaggctgTCTCGGGGTCTCTGGTTTGGGGTCCCACCTCCCTCGGCACCTGGCCCTCAGCTCGCAGTGTGGCTTGTGGCTTCGGCCTCGTGCGCAGAGAACATGGCCACGGAACTTGCTGTGAGCCTTTGCAGGGCATTTTGGATTTGCCCGTGTTGTGGCTGCAAGCAGAGGTGGCATGTGGAGTTTGGCGCCCTCTGTGTGAGCAATTGGAGACCTGATGATGTGCAGACCAGCAGAGGCCACCTCCCCGTCCTTGTCCATGGCTCCCTCTGCCAGCAGTGATCTCTGTGGATGGGGGGGGCGCTTCGCCACACCCCCCACAGCTGTGTCTTAACGGCCTTGTCTGCTGACAGCTGTCATTGCTTGGAGGTGCCCTGCCCATGTTCGAGCTGGTGGAGCAGCAACCTTCCCACCTGGCCTGTCCCGACGTCCTGAACCTGTCCTTAGGTGAGTGTGGAGGTCACAGGGCCACATCTCAGGTGGGGACACGGCTGTTCTGGGAGTAGTATGGTCTGTGCAATGTTCTGTCCTCTTTGCTTCGCCCAGGTCCTATTCCAGTTGCTTTTGACTTAAGATTTGTATGAGCCCAGGATGTGAGCCtttggtggtgtgtgtgtgggacaGGGTGCTGCTGGATAGCCTGGCCTGGGCCTCGAGTGGCAGCCGTGCACTCTGCTGCCCTGTCCTTCACCACATGTGCTTAGATAAGCCGGCCCCCGAGCGGGAGCCGGGTGTGCTCCTCACGTGGCCCCTGGGGTCCCTGTGAGCCGGAACGTGCCAGGCTCTCCGCGACGGCCCAGTGTGTCTCTGTGAGGTCCAGGATAGGTGCCAGCCCTGGAATGGCAGGCCATAGGTGGGCTGTGTCCTGCTGCTTAGTGGCTCTAGGCCCAGGGCCGCCTCACTCAGGCCCTCAGTTTCCCTAAAGTGAAGCAACTTGTGGCACAAGAGAACTGAGACTCAGCAGGCAAGCTGTGCGCACATCCCGTTCAGGCAGCCATCTTTCTCTGTGATGGTGACAGGGcctgtgtccctgtccctccGAGGAGATCATGGAGGATGGTGACTGAGCCCGCTGTCTGGGAGGAACCAACAGGGAGTCGAGGTTGCACTGGAGACTCGGGACAGATATCCCATCAGTCCCTAGATGGTACACGGGGTGCCACCCCTCTTGGGACGGGAAGCCCTGCTCTCCCAGCTgctgcctcttccctctgtgctctgccgAGAAGCGTGTTTTCTTTCAGAAGTGCCTCTGGGATTCTCTTTCCTGCCCTCCCCTTGCCAGCTGAAGCTCCCGGCCTGTGGAGCCCCATGGCCCAGGAGGGCCAGTGCCTTAGCAGGGCAGTCCTGGTGTCCCCTTGCCTCCTGCTGCACCAAGAGTGAGCAGGCCACATGCAGGGTGTGGGTAGTGTGTCTCCTCGTCCCCACCAACCAGAGACCCCACGCCAGGCGTCTAATGAGGTATTGTCTTGTTTCTTCTAGATTCTTCTGACGTAGAGCGACTGGAAAGATTCTTTGATTCGGAAGATGAAGACTTTGAAATCTTGTCTCTTTGAAAATCCTGGAGTTGGGGGACAGTCTCCACTGGCCCTTCCTGGGGGCCCCTTCCAGAGCCCGGCCCTGCCTCAGGGCGCTTGGCGCCGCCGTGTTTCATCCATCCAGCCTGCCCGTCCGCTGAATGCCCGCGCCCCATGCTGCCTCCGCCCGTGGATGGAGGACTGCCCTGTCCTGGGGGCCTTCCCACGAGCCTGGGGACTGCACAGGCCCGGAGGGCTCGCTGGACTCCCTGGCACAGACGAGGCGCCGCCTGTGGGAAGGCCAGTGCAGCTGGGGAGGCGCTCCTGAGAGCCGAGCCGCTCGCACCTGAGAGCTCTCCCTGCGACACAGCCCCGTCCTGTGTTCGCGTGCTGCCTCtgccctgcttcctcctgggCGCTTGGTTCTGGGTTTGCTTTGGAATTAAAGTCCTGTTTGAAGTTACAAGGACATGAATTTCTGTGGGGCatgtcccaagtcaggctccggAGAGCTGCAGGGCAGGCGTGCACAAACGGTGCCTGCGGACTCGGTCCGGCCCTGCCCTCTGCAGCGCCTGCCCGGCGTGCTTCTCAAGGGCTACCTCAGCGGGAGATCGGGCTGAAGGAGTGCGGCAGGGTTTCTCCTTCCTCTGGGGAGCAAACTAGTAAAGTGGTGGCACATGGTGGAAACCCAAAGATGTCCCCTTGCTTGGGACTCACTAGGACGGGGATGTGCCTGCTTTCCCAGAGCCGCAGGTAAAGCCCAAGTGGGCTGCCTCTTTCTCACGCCTTCTTTGCGGGTCCGGGCATCCCACACGCCCCGCGTGCTGCTGCTTGCTTGTCACGCCAGCTTCCTCTGGGTCGGGgttgggttggggggaggagctgCTCTGGGGCCCCAGACCTGGGGGGGACGGGGTGTGCGGCCTGCTGCCATCGCCTTCCTCCCACTCACCAAGGCTTTAGGTGGTTTGGGGCCAGAAGGTAAAGCTCACAGCTTTATGATGTGAGCCTGGCGCCCCATCCCTCTCGTGTACCAGTCAGAGACATTTCCAGATCCTTCTCAGCACTAACGTCAGCACCTGCAGCCTTTAGCACCTGCTCTGGGCCCAGGCTACACCACTCCCACTTGGGTTTGCTGTCCATCTTGGAAGCCTGGCTTCTGTCCCACCAGAAGTGTAAACGGGCTGTGGGGGGCTTGGGCGGAGGTGATGGGCTGTCCCAGAGCGCCTCCACATAGCCGCCTCTGAGCCCTGCCTGGGAGGGCAGGCCCCGAACTCATGGTCGCTCTGAGCCTGCTCGTCCTGCCGGCCCGTGTGCTGCCCACATAAgcgactttgttttgtttttcgtgTTTCTTGCGCCCCGTCAGTGAGGTAGTTGGGGGAGCAGGGAAGCTTGGTTTCCACTCCTCCAGCACTGTGTTTCTTTGACAAACACATGGGCTGCCGTGGGCTGGGTACCGGGCGATGTCGCGGCCGCCACTGCTGCTGGTAACGCAGGCGATGGCCTGACCCACAGAGAGctttgtttcatgtgttttgaAAAAGGCTTACTGAAGAGAATGTTCATTCTTAGTAGTGTAGTTTGCAATTCTTAATGGCAAATAATAACAGTTTCAGTAGAAAACACTTTGTTGTCGGTGTCTTGATTTTTTCTCAAGTTCTATGTGGATGTGGTTAAAGCAGGAACGTGGCCTAGGCTCCTGATGCCACTGGAGGACTCCAGGGAGGGATCTGGTGGGGCTGTGGCCTGCGCATGGCCCCAGACCCATCCCACATCCCATCCAGCCTGCAAGCAGTGATGCTGTAACTCGGCCTCACGGTCCCCAAAATGAACACAAGGGAACTTGCCTTTAGGAGAACACACAGGATCTCCTTCAACAAGAGGCTTTGTAGAAAGTGTCGCCAGTGCAGCTAGCTTTATTTTGGTTTGTAAAAGCAGCGTCCCTCCAGGTGGGCTGAGTGCTGGCTGCGAGTCACACAGGACTTGGGCAAGGCCCATGGTGGGACGATCGGGGGGGACCCTGTGAGGGGCCTAAGGCAGACACAGGAGGGAAGCACCAGCTGCTTCCCAGGTGAGGAGGTCCACCTGTGTCATGGCCTCTAGAAAACACCCATAGGAGCTTCTCGTGCTGGACCATCCCCCATACGAAGCCACTTCGAGCCACAACTTTCCTGTCAGGATCCCGGAAGCCAGTGGTCTTAAGTCAAGGTCTCTGCAGGGCTGATTTCTCCTGGAGGCTCCAGGGCACAAGGTTTGCCCTCCTTTCCCCACTCCTGGAAGCTGCCTGGGTTCCACCTTAAGTGCCCCAAGGGTGTGTCCTCTGACCTGTCCTGTGGCCACCAATGTCCCCTGACTGGGACTCCTGCCTCCCTGCAGGAGACCCCTGTGACTGGTCTTGGGCCTTCCCAGACAAGGTAGGAGGGTCTCTCCACCTTGCTGTGCAGGTGCTGTTCCCAGGCTCCAGTAGGACCGCGTGTCCATCTTTGGGGGCCGTTACTCTGCCCAACCCAGTGCAAAAGCCACCAGATCTGGGGGCTCTGGACCATGTCACATACCATACCATacacctgccccctgcccctgttGGCCAGGCCTGCC belongs to Meles meles chromosome 9, mMelMel3.1 paternal haplotype, whole genome shotgun sequence and includes:
- the ATG4B gene encoding cysteine protease ATG4B; its protein translation is MDAATLTYDTLRFAEFEDFPETSEPVWILGRKYSIFTEKDEILSDVASRLWFTYRKNFPAIGGTGPTSDTGWGCMLRCGQMIFAQALVCRHLGRDWRWTQRKRQSDSYFNVLNAFIDRKDSYYSIHQIAQMGVGEGKSIGQWYGPNTVAQVLKKLAVFDTWSALAVHIAMDNTVVMEDIRRLCRGSFPCAGATALPVDSSQHCNGFPAGAEVTNRPAPWRPLVLLIPLRLGLTDINEAYVETLKRCFMMPQSLGVIGGKPNSAHYFIGYVGEELIYLDPHTTQPAVELTDSCFIPDESFHCRHPPSRMGISELDPSIAVGFFCKTEDDFDDWCQRVRQLSLLGGALPMFELVEQQPSHLACPDVLNLSLDSSDVERLERFFDSEDEDFEILSL